The following DNA comes from Solea solea chromosome 6, fSolSol10.1, whole genome shotgun sequence.
GGAATTCAATTTGAGTTTCAAAGAATAGCAAAACACAATCCGAGAACTATCTCCTCTAATTTCTCACCCCAAAGTTTTACAAataaacggaaaaaaaaaacaacactcaaaacTCTTGTACCaatgaagaaaatcaaagtgatatattttttttctatgcaTTATTTTTAGCACCATCATATAAATATTTCTTGAAATTTTGTATTCGGTTTGATATAAGCACAAATATAACCGTGCcactttaaataaatggaaaaaaatgaccCATGTATGCAATTTTGAATTACagcttataatataatattgtatTTCACATTGCATAACCTCAGTCTCACTGGCCACTGCATGTACATTTTAAAGGTGAGGTTAAAATGGAACATATTTAATAGGGATGACTCCATCTTAGCAGGAACACAGTCCAACTGTGCTTAACACTTCAGACATCTCAGGTTAACCAAATAATCAATTTGTAATTATTGAagataataataagtaatataagtatataaatataaataataagacagtaataataataatgataataataataatgataataacaacgataataataataataaagatgtgACCAAGATGCATAACAGTCAAACGTGTTCTGCGATTAAGACAATGGTGAGTAGGGTCACATCATAGTACAAATAATTATCAGAGGGTGTTTTAAAGTCTTTGCAGAGCCAGATTGTGGGGTTTAATGGGTACAACCCAATCATTGAGTAAAATCTCAGAATCAAACAAATCCTGTGAATTGTTTGCATATTTTTATGAACCCATAGAAACAAATCGGAAACCACCCCTAAACTAATGTGTAATGGTCTTATGACATCAGTGCACAGCAGAAGCATTTCTGACTTTGAGAACTGACTCCGATTAAAAAGTAATACTGAACAGGTTAGAGGCTGAACACAGTGTCTGCAGATTCTCCATAGATGTCGCTGGACAATATGAGGTAGAGGATCACACAAGCAGACGGACATACAGACTGACACAGTTGTCAGACATGGGGCACATGTTTGGTGGTGGTTCTATTTGTGAAGGGGaaataaaggacaaaaaaaatcatgttcaCACTTCCCCAAAATTAGTGTGACCTGTCTCCTTGGCATGCTCTCgagcttccttttgtcccaccaGGCCCGTCTGACACACCATGCAACGCAATGCAAAGCGGTTTACGTCTGTGAACTGCCGCTTGCGGCGAGCCTCGTCCGCCAGCTCAAGGGCCTGGGCCAGAATGACGTCGTCTGTTGTCGAGAAGATAGTCTGGGGTGGAACATCAGAGTCGGGAGTTTCTTTCTGTAGAGGATCATAGTGGATACCATCGTAGATGAGCAGCACACGTTTGTGGTAGCCAGCATCCTCTCCAAATCGATCCACTCTGACTGTCTGAGTGTCCACCACACAGATCTCACACTGGTAAAACTTGGATAAGATGGACACCTCGATGGCTCCGCCCCAGGTGTCATCACGTTTTATCCAGGAGCAGTACTCCTCGTTGGTCTTTCCCAGCACGGCTTCACAGTAAGCTGTGGGGTCACTAGACACAATCTGGGCAATGAGGCTCCGCATCTCAGGAGCGCATGCAGGGTCATATACGCCACCTTCCACCACATAATAAACACTGGTGAAGAGGCAGGAGTTGTCAGCTGGGACCACTCGACGGGCCAGCACGGGTGAGGCTTCCAGCAGCAGTGGTTTCTTCACAGTAGGATGATCCTGAggctttggtttgtttttctcttcctcaACAATGAGTGTGTCTCCTGTGGAGAATGACACATCAGTGGCGGCCAAATAGAGAGAATTAACGTTATCCTGTTTATTTGAATCGTATTCACAAGAGATGTCTAAAAACAATTCCTCACTCAGATAAGACGTATATAAGAGAGTGGAGTTAAAGGGTGAATTCAACCATTAACAAGTATTTTTGCCAAGACTGCAAAGAAATGAAGGCAAAGTGAACACAGCAACAGTACAATTTAAGTACATTTAACTTCAAACATGTAATTCAAGTAATAAGAAAAATGATTTATAAACAATTAATTATGTGAATTTGGTCCATGTCAGCATACCTGATTTGATTGGGTAATCCTTGAGGTGAGCATCTCCATTTCGAAGATCAAGACTGGATGGTGGGTATCCAACCATAATTTTCTGCACATCACAGGGGATACCAGTCAGCTCCTCCACCTTACTCTTCAGCTCTTGGACACAGGACTGGTGAGTCAGACCCTGCATTATGTGGCTCCCATTTTTGGTCTTACAGCGAAGCCTCAACATCCTACCTGCAAGACAAACCTTCATATAACTATTGACTATGCCAAAAATGGAAGGAAAATTTAAAGTCATGGATGTGTCGTATGCGTGTTTTGcggctgtgttttcatttcagcacCCATGTTGCATGAGTCATGCATCTATTTTTGAGCTCAGGCTTCTTGCCTATTTTTCATACGTAATGCGCAGCTCCCTACATACACAAAGATCTGTTGATAATGACACCAACATTCTAGCAGCATGATTACACAAATCTGACACCTCTCACTGCAGTTTTAGAGTCTAGGCTGAATCTGGAGGAGATATAGCTATGGTGATGCAgtaactagggctgaacgataaaCGTGAGTGTGATTTGATTTACAATACATATTTCTTGAAAGTCAGGATTGAAAGTTCAATAtatacattgttattattattattgttatttaaaaacaagatcaAACATTGCCACATTCAAAATATCAACTACTATTTTGTACTACACTGATGCAAGGCTGAGAAGTTGAAGAGGTGAACTGTTTAGCATAGAGCATAGAATaatttaaaatggaaaataattaaattgcAGCATTTGTGACTTGCTGATTGCATTGCTTCAAATTGAAAGAGATTTAACTGTCCAGCCAACTAGTAATGTAACATCATAGATGCCAGCtgacaacaaacacagcagctgggGACTGAGAAAAAGACTTGGACCAACGTGAGATGGCTCAGGTTTGCAAAGGAAGAGCAAGTGGTGGTGATGCAACACTATGAGGATGCCAAAAGTGTCTCCATTAATTTACATAGGAAACACTTCACAGGTTAAAAAAACTAATACAATGATGTAGAGGTTCATGATgctgtgtagtttttttttgcaagtcttcaaatgtgaatagtttctggtttgctccatataacaaatacatatttgaaactgaattatttttggtttgtggagaaaacaagacttttaagaacatcataatttttaggtttgggaaacagtgatcaacattttatgatattttatggaccaaacgagtaCTCGATGGATCGAGGAAAAATAATCGAGAACTTAAACAATTATCACAAAATAATCGATACTTGCAGCCCTAATGCTGTGTACAAGCATAATATGCCCTTAACGAGTCGGACGTTTAACCGAATGGGCAACGTCGACCAACAACTGCATGGGAGGAGTCAACGACAGTGTGCATGCTAACTCTGCATTCAAACTAATAATAGTTGTGTCTAAATGTTGACAGCCAAACAATTGAACATGACTATAGGTTTAGAACTATATTGCTCGTGGTTAAGCTGCTTAATTGTGAGCTTCATTAGCTACAGGCTACCTGTACTTGACAGTACGTCCGTACGTTAACCGTCTTTCTTTGCGCTGAccgttacattacaacactgctttcTAAACACAACAAGTAACGTACTGATGGGGAGAGTCTGcagaataaaacacatgacagtgacattttctttgttctggTAGTTAACTCCGCAGTGACACGCACTGATAGCAGGCTAAGGTTAGAGCTTCACAGAGTTACATGGAGTCACTTAGCATTTAACTCAACATACAGTCAGCAGTGTCACTGGAACGTCGTGTGTAAATGTATGCAAGACAAACGTCTGCCGATAAATTCAGACACAAATGAACAAAGCTAACGACTTTATTGTGTATCGTCTGCTAGCATTAGCATGTTAGCTCAACCATTAACTTGTGAttaattcttctttttcagGCGGTTCTCGTTCGTATTGAAAGTCTTCACAGTTTGTCCGGTTACAAACCTACACGCCAACGAGGACACGGTGTATTATAACAACAggataagtgtttttttctttcttaccgTCTGCTGACTGCAGCCTGCCTCAAACAATAAACACTACTGAGAGAGCGCTGGTGTGCGGAGCGTCACTTACGTCATGACGTCAGCACTGTTGTGCCGACGTCATGACGTCAGCACTGTTGTGCCGTAAACTCCGTGGTAGGAATTTTACGTCTAATCGATCAATTTTCTACAATCTACCTAACAATTCATTTTCAATTCaaaaactggatttttttttctcccgtaCCATTGTATTTTTGACGCACTAAACGTTgatgaaaacggacgaaaattggcacgcaaatCAGAAGTGGCAAAATGATCTTTATAAAACAAGGGAAATACTcagcaaaatggctcagtagcacCACCAAAAGGTGGAACCCGGTAGCACAAAGCCGAAGTATGTGGCACCAAATTCCACGAAATAAACGAAATAcctcaaatcaacattttaaatgtggggTTCATCTTAGCGATTTACACGTTTCGAAAATGAATGGAATGAACAGCAACCACAGGAATTTTGGTGAATTtcgaattaaataataataataataataatttcttctATTCACCTAAGAGGAAGTGTACGATGTAGATACGAGAGACCCGGCCggaaaacatcagcacattAAAACTGAGTCAAGGCCATaacgccacctgctggcagggcGGTGGCTGTGAGAGCTTGCACaatgctgcttgcagctttaatttattGTTTGCGAATGATGTGTTTcttaattgtgttttatatagAAAGTTTTATATTCATGATTGTAAATGGTCTGAAAGAAACCCCATCAATCAGAAGTTTTTTTTACCCCTGCTCTTTTTTGTATTCCTAGTTGTTTCCTTGACTTATTCTTCGGGAAAATTGCCTTGTTTATGAAAGCCAAATAAAAAGTACAGCCTCTGTTTGAAGAGGAAAGAGTTTTCAGTtagtgtttttacagtttttaccAAATGCACTTTGATTGTACACTTTAACATCATACATTTTTGTCTgtcacatgtaaaacacatagAATTGGTTTAGTTTGAAATGTGTGTAACAGGTAAAACAGTGTAACAGGGTCAGTTATTACAGCACACTTGTTACATACTGCAATTTAATATGCACCTGTTACTCATTTAATTTCCTTCATGTTATAATTACACATTAATTGATAGTTTTGTGTGACTTACCTCTTCAGATATAGAAAAATATAtgctatatatagatataaaaaatgctatatatatatatacacacatatacatatatatgtatatgtatacatatatatgtttatatatacatatatatatagtataaaacCACTCACCCTCAGCTAATCAAGGAAGgttcaaatatatttttttctttacaatgttgaaataatttttatttaaacagtgCAAATCAaaagaaagcaaagaaataaatataaatcaaacaaacataaacaagttCTAACAGATTTGGATACACAAATTAATTTGTCACCTTTCTTCAAAAAACCTTGTCAATTTAAAGTACACTTTTATTGTCTGCTAAAAAGGCACAAAGTAAGCTGCTTTGCAATCAATGCAATAACTTCACATAGTCCTTAAAATCAACTTGTCCATCATAAAATACAATGGCTGATTTTGAGAATTGATTGACAAAAGATACATTTGCATGAACCAGTTTCAACAAAAGTATCAAGAAATATCCAACATGCATGTTTAATTCTGGTTACACAAAATCCCCTTTTGGCATGAATTCAATGCTAACACCAGCTCAATATTTAAAGTTAGCAATTAAATTAGCTTTTTGAACAACTTGTGCGTGTGACAGGAAAGCATCTGTTGCATCTGTCACCTACTGCTGTGGACAATGTGTCCAGCAATGTGGtgtgcttttttaaaacatttttaaatttttttacatCATACAAAAAGGCTCCCATAACAGAAGGATGAGATTCAACACCATTTTCTATAATCTCTTTCATATCTGTTGTGTCTTAAATCTAAAAATATATGATGACAGATGGTGGCCATTTTACAATATAAAaacttatttaatatttttcagCATCAACTTTATAACATAGTCTGTCTGCaagagtaaaaatgtattttaatacttttaatactcaatactactactactaatgataataatgatgtataACTTATCCCTGGCATATTCAGAGGCATACAGAGTAACTATCCAATATATTTAATAGTAAGCAAGCCTTTATATTGTTTACAACACAATGAGGATTAGTTTTGTCAGTTGATTGATTTCTTGTCGCTCACATGCGGAAGAGTTTATGACACTAAAGATAAAGACTCCACTTCAAAGCTTCAACATGCAATACAAACAGGAGCTTGAGATAAACGGGAACAAAGGGGATTTTGTTTCCGTGTTGCCTCATTTCTATTGTTTGATTGATGATTGTACCCAGAATGTCTACCAACATCGATTGCACAAAGACGAAAGAGGTTCTCATCTTCACTCAGAAGCAGACATAGCCACTAGTTTCTTCTGGGCTGTCAAAGTCGATTCCTTCGCACAGGGACTCCttcaagaaaggaaaaaaaaagtcaatgacTCTCTCTTCCTCAACTGCCCATTTGAAAAACTAGGTCATTACATCAAGTGCGGAAGAGCCAGAAGAGTGGTTTGTTGCACATTCTGAATAAGTGATTTATTAAATCCCTTTCTGACTCTGTTTGATTGGCTGCAAGTCATGGTCTTGCTTCACCTCAATCAAGACTGAAACAGCCTAGAATTAGTGTGATTGCATGTGAGTGCAGTTGTGTTTTTGCCATTATGTTaccattttaaaatacaatgaaatatCTAGCAAATCAGAGAGTTTCATGAAGGCATGTTTAGTTTTGCAGCCATTTCATGAACAACCAAAGAATCCATGTGTGACGGCGAGTTCCTGGCAAGATGTTGAGatgaaataaagtcaacaactgCAAAGCTTATATTAGGTTAGAGAAAAACCATAAAAAGACACCACTGTGATAACATATATTTTGACGTGGGTTACCATGACATGGGTTGAAtgacaggaaagaaaaatgaagcGTTGGCTGCGCAAAGTCTCCAAAATACTCACAGACATCTGCTTCCTATCCGCGGCTATAAGAGAGGTTTGGAgaaagtggagagaaagagatagaAATGCGGAGATGGGCTGAAGCACTATGCCCACAAGGCAAGGCCAACAAATATGCACTTTTcaatttttaacactttttggTTGGTTTCAAATCTGacattatgtatttattttccttgaaggtccagtgtgtaagaattagtgacatgtaATGGAGAGACTGCAGAATGCAACAAATGGAAGACTACACTGCTCACTCCTCAATTTCCCAAGCCCATCAGGGAACtctggtggccttcacatgacCTAAAGCATGTAAACACTTTTTACTCTtccactgtctctgctgctACATTTGCGTGGTAAGCTCCCACCTCAAAAAGTGAAACGTGTCCATTTAGGCTGCTGCAGGAACATGACAGagcaagatggcggcctctcTAAAGTTTGGTCCTCGCCTACAGTATATAAGGCTTACTCTAAGGCTACAGAAACCAAACAAGATTATGCACTTATAGAAACATACAACATTCAATTTCTGACAATAAACCcaactaaatgttacacagtggacctttaaatatcacttaaatgtctgtgtgtcttttataTTCCATCATTAACTTTTAAGGCTAACATACTGGGAGCTTCGCTCAgggaatgagagagagacacatgctATTCTGCAATATTCAAGCTGGAGGCAGACCAGTGGTGAAGCAGAGGTCATGCAAGACAAACACCTGACAGTCATAATATTAAGAGAAACAAGCAACTACTTCAAACTATAACACATGCCCACGacgacagagacagacagacagagatgagTTCCATGGACGTCAGGTTCAACACAAGACACTTAATCATCAAGAAGATCCAAGACTGAGGCGAGGGAATGCCAGACACAGTGTTACTACCGTGGTGGGAGGTAACTGATTAGAGTTGATGGTGGCTAATTTAAAGGGGGAGCCTGTGACTCTTTTACTAACTTGGCTTAGCCGTTCCTCTGGCATCAGACCTGCTGTGGTGTGGGCAAGCGGTAGCCAAGGGGGGTTACCCGCACTGTAGAGCCTGGGACGCCTGAGCTGGTCATGACTGGCCAGGGGAGTGTAACTATTCCTCCGAAGCATGGGAGCAGAGTCCCATGGAATTTTAGCCTGGTAGGAGATGAATAAAATACCGCAGGTGTTAAGGGGAATCCTGACCAGACACAACCAAGCAGACCAGCTCTCCACAGAAAAAggtaagataaaaaaaaataaaataaagataaaaaataaaacttgaatCAACAGCTCAAATACAGGAGCTTTTCATACAAACATTATATCTGTgcataacatttaaatgcagtcagaGCGATGGTCAGCCAAGCGAGGGAACAGGAACAGCCATTGCTTCAATAGGGgtagaaaattaaattaatttatcattcattcattcacagctcAAGCCATATAATGTCACAACAGGGATATAAGCAAGAGGCTGTCGTCGAAAAGTCCAGCCTATAGTATGTTCCTTAACCTCGCTGGAGAACGTCATGAGGTCAGGaaaagagacaagagagagaaaaagttcAGGGCATGGGAAAAGTTATTTATGGTGTACTTAACTACAAAGCTGTTTGTCGTTTGGACGACACTCTTACtgacttgttttgtttaagCTAGAATGTGAACAACATGGGTGTAAGAAACATTACAATATTTTATGGTGTGATACTGCATCGATTCATTCACACTCTGTGTTCATACATGGGAAATATTCCTGACAGTGGTTTGATGTTGTATTTAAGCCTCTGACTGCTAGTTGGCAAAGCTATTGTTTATGCATATAACATTAGAATTTTTATTGAGAGTTTTTGGTAGGTATATGTATCGTATCTCCAGGTTCTTGCCAACACACAGCCCTAGTGGACAACATGGTGAAAATATTACTTAATTACCAAGGTTGGAATAGAAATAAAAGGGGAATATTACCAATGGGTTCTTTGGACAGCAGCCATTTTCACATTAATAAAATCACAGGTGTCAATCATCAAATGAATAGTGGATGAGgtccatttttcttcttcagtttcagggtgcatgctggttcactgttacactgtcctgacttacatgaacTGAACTGAGCCCTCGCTAATGTGATCAttagtctgtgtctgtgctcttcTTCTGAAACAACGTGGTTGTCACATTGAGGATAGTtgcacactcactctcctgtCCACACATATTAACCCACtctactttatttattgatatgaATCCCATTGAGAGTCTGAGAGAACACAGAACATCGTAAACTACGTGACTgcactgtcatttttttaatttcaaatatGTAGAACTAAAAACCATCTGACTCAAAACAGCTCTTTTATGATCATTATTTAATCATCAAGTCAGGGCTGTCAGCATCTGTGACTGACGAAAATTACTAATTAATGATAAAGGCATGAAATGTGACAACGCTCAAATTATGGGATGACGAAGCAAACGTCATTCCCTGCAAAATGTTTATTGAGTTTGGTCttattacaaaacaaatgttaatttCACAAGCAATCTTTAACCACTTTAAgggctggagccaattccagctaACATCGGGCGAAGTGCTATAAAAATCCTTTCATTCTTTGCTGCTTGTTCTGCTTGTGTTCTTGATGGTTTCTATGTTTCTGCTGCAAGGATTTGCATGGCTATTAACTTTCCTTTTGTAAAGGATGAAACAAATGTGCACACAAGGCAATTGAAAAGGAAGCTAGGAAGCTCCTTTCCAATGCGTTTAGAGAACCAGATCAATCCTTATCACAGCTTCATTTAGTATTTAGTTAGGAGACTGTTCGACTGCAGCCAGAGAGTTAAAGAAGCAAGGCCGCACATACAGGGGATGAAGTGTGATTGCAACTCAACTGCATTGAACTATATGACAAACCAGAGCCTGTTGGACTATGGATTAAAGGTTATTTGCTGATTCATTTCTGAATTATTTATGTGCAAGTTAAGAATAAACATTTTGGACATAAAAAAACCCACCCGTGGCTTCACTTCACCAGCGCTGAATGCACATTTATGCAACAATATGATTTCTCATCTGAACTTACAATATGCCGGTCGCGGTGCGTGTTTACAGCCTCCACATTAAGATAAAACTTTTCCACCTTACAACCTAGAAGTACAATAGAGTAAATTTCAATTaaacgaaaaagaaaacatcaagtCAAGCTACATCAAAGAGAAGGACCTACCGTATGCAACAGGGGTAAGCTTGAGCACTGTGTGCAGCGGACATCTCATGTATGGCAGATCTTCTGTGAGACGAGGAGACAAACCGTCAGTCAGTATCTGTTTGTAACTTTGTGTGTGCTCAACTGGTGCATGTCTTGTGCGTTTTCTACCTGCACTTTTGTCCAGAAAGTAAGCCAGCAAACAGCGCATCACAGCCTGGTGGCAGATAACCAACACATTGCCCTGTCTCTCCAGCTCCATGATAACAGGCTCCAGACGCTGAACAAGATCCTGGTAGGACTGTTGAGCCAGAAAGgatatatttacatgtttaaacataaataaaaactattatttAACTATGAACTTGGATAACTTCTTAGAGCAACAAAGTTCAGGATGAATTAGGGCAGAATGATGTGTGCAAAGCTTTAGGATTGATTGACAGAGCTTGCCAGGTTACCTCTCCTCCTGGGTAGCGATAATGGTACTTGTCCTGGTCCCTCAAAGCAAACTCTTCAGGGAAAGTTTTCTGGATTAGCTCATAGGTCATCTCCTCACACACTCCCTGGAAAAGGATAAAAGACAAGATACAAgaagtttattgtcatatgcacagtaaaaaaaacacagtgttttagACCATGCAATAAAATTCTTACTTTGTCAGTCTCCCtctatataaaacaataaaaatctgcataaataatcaaatttagagccaaaatttgactaaaaataacagtattaaaaaagagacattaagaaaacattaAGTTCTCTGATGGGAGTGTGAGTTGAAGGGACAGCGTGTTTAGTAGTTTGATGGCCAATGGGCACAAGCCATTTGTCAGTTTTGTTGTTCTTggacaaacatttgttttcagtggaaaaaatgaaaaaaaaatttttttactttgatgCCATGATAACATAAATGAGTTTGCTTAGACAGAGACAAGATAAAGACACAGTACTTTGGGCCAAAATGATAGATGGTTTTGCCTCTGTATATCTAAAGCAGAGCTCCTGTGAAAGTGTAGTGGCTTGTATCTTTGCAAAATGTGGGCAATTAGATTTGGGCACTGACCGCATCAATCTCATCGAGTATCTTCCACTGTTCATAAGGAACCCCAAGCTCCTCTGCCGTCTGGATGGAACTCCTCAGTTGGCTCGTCCACACTTTCAAATCTGACAGTTTGTGCTCTTCAATGAAATCTCGCAGTGCATGGGCATACTGCAAAATGACAGGTCTTAGATCATCTGTCTGTTCATAATATATTCATAAtgaataaatttttttttaaatgcatgtttttaaatgcttatttatttatttactcttcaGTGTTTTAATGATTACAGTACACAACCATGGGTAATATATAAGAAAATAGAAatcagaatataaataaaaattggTAGTCTAGGCCTATGGCAGCATAACTAAGCGATAACTATCTACTATCTAAGCCCCTAACTATCTAACTAAAGGCTTTATTAAAAAGGAATGTTTTAAGTTGAACTTTAAATGTGGTGAAAGTGTCCGCCTCCCAGACCCAaagtgggagctggttccaTTTGAGCTTTAGCAGGTTTTACTACCATGTGTGTACATACAGCTGTCATTCATTGATATccacatttcaaatgcattatCTCTCTCTACATCTGAAAGttctttcaatgtttttttttaaaattacatGTCTGCCTTACGTTAATCATCAGTGGACAGAGCCAAAAGGGgaaatggagaaaatgaaatgtgttaaagGTCAACATTCAGATGTTGAAAGAGGCTTTGCGGTTCATAAAACGAGGATTAGAAAAGAAGAACAGTAAATCATACCTGTTTCCCTCGGGGAGAGAGTTCGGAATCTCCCCCGATTTGGCCTGAGATGTTGTGGTTGCTCTCTCCATGCCGACACACGTAGATGGAGTGAGAGTGCACGTGGATGTTCATGAGGTAGTAGACAATCTTACTCTGTATGTAGTCCTGCACCCGATTCACCAGAAAACGTCGACCCACATTTATCACTTTGATAAAAGACATGTCCCTGCAGGTGGTAATAAACCATATAGGTGAAGTTTGCTCACTGTCACCACCTAGTGATCATTTTCTTAATTGCAAGATACAATTCTCTAAAATGAAAGGCTGCAAACTGTTAGGTTAAAACCACAATGTAACTAACTAATAATTGCTCCAGTagtgtttaaaaacatgtaaataaagtaaaatctgATCAGTTCTTACTTGTCATAGTCATCGGAATCTAATGGTTGATATGTGACCTTGTAGCACTCGATTCGTTTCAGAAAGTCATCcattactctctctctgtgtgtctcagggtAGTCAGGGCTGGAAACCTTCACTTCCTGTTATACGTAAGCGACATGTGAAAGCAAAGTGGTTCTTACATGACAGCACAGATAGTATGAGTATTAATAGATAATGAGTCTGACCCAGATGAGAAGTCAGAGGATTGGCTCCgacttcctgtctgtttgtgtagGTAAACATGAGATCATACCAGAATATTAGCAGCAATGACGTCTGGGTCATCACACACTGACTCCACAAAGAAAACctgttagaaaaaaagaaaatgaaactgtCCACCAACTCAATGACAATAGTCAGTGAGTCCAAGCAaatatttgtgccaaatttgaatggATTCTCTCAAGGCGTTCCTAAGATACTGATTTCAGAGCTTTTACACACAAAGTttcaaacacaggaaacaatAGAATCACTTTTTCCTCACTCCTACCTTGAATGCATTTTCCTTCACAAAGGCTTGAATGAGGTCTCGTCTTtctcttgttgtgtttgttgcgTCAAAAACCT
Coding sequences within:
- the pfkfb2b gene encoding 6-phosphofructo-2-kinase/fructose-2,6-bisphosphatase 2 isoform X1, whose translation is MEVEFQTDSEVDFSMSNSQTDNGSTNSAETKKMDQRTSEKKCSWASHMTNSPTMIVMIGLPARGKTYMSKKLTRYLNWIGVPTKVFNLGVYRRGAVRAYKSYDFFRHDNEEAMKIRKQCALVALQDVKAYLTEEGGQIAVFDATNTTRERRDLIQAFVKENAFKVFFVESVCDDPDVIAANILEVKVSSPDYPETHRERVMDDFLKRIECYKVTYQPLDSDDYDKDMSFIKVINVGRRFLVNRVQDYIQSKIVYYLMNIHVHSHSIYVCRHGESNHNISGQIGGDSELSPRGKQYAHALRDFIEEHKLSDLKVWTSQLRSSIQTAEELGVPYEQWKILDEIDAGVCEEMTYELIQKTFPEEFALRDQDKYHYRYPGGESYQDLVQRLEPVIMELERQGNVLVICHQAVMRCLLAYFLDKSAEDLPYMRCPLHTVLKLTPVAYGCKVEKFYLNVEAVNTHRDRHIAKIPWDSAPMLRRNSYTPLASHDQLRRPRLYSAGNPPWLPLAHTTAGLMPEERLSQVSKRVTGSPFKLATINSNQLPPTTVVTLCLAFPRLSLGSS
- the yod1 gene encoding ubiquitin thioesterase OTU1 encodes the protein MLRLRCKTKNGSHIMQGLTHQSCVQELKSKVEELTGIPCDVQKIMVGYPPSSLDLRNGDAHLKDYPIKSGDTLIVEEEKNKPKPQDHPTVKKPLLLEASPVLARRVVPADNSCLFTSVYYVVEGGVYDPACAPEMRSLIAQIVSSDPTAYCEAVLGKTNEEYCSWIKRDDTWGGAIEVSILSKFYQCEICVVDTQTVRVDRFGEDAGYHKRVLLIYDGIHYDPLQKETPDSDVPPQTIFSTTDDVILAQALELADEARRKRQFTDVNRFALRCMVCQTGLVGQKEAREHAKETGHTNFGEV
- the pfkfb2b gene encoding 6-phosphofructo-2-kinase/fructose-2,6-bisphosphatase 2 isoform X2: MEVEFQTDSEVDFSMSNSQTDNGSTNSAETKKMDQRTSEKKCSWASHMTNSPTMIVMIGLPARGKTYMSKKLTRYLNWIGVPTKVFNLGVYRRGAVRAYKSYDFFRHDNEEAMKIRKQCALVALQDVKAYLTEEGGQIAVFDATNTTRERRDLIQAFVKENAFKVFFVESVCDDPDVIAANILEVKVSSPDYPETHRERVMDDFLKRIECYKVTYQPLDSDDYDKDMSFIKVINVGRRFLVNRVQDYIQSKIVYYLMNIHVHSHSIYVCRHGESNHNISGQIGGDSELSPRGKQYAHALRDFIEEHKLSDLKVWTSQLRSSIQTAEELGVPYEQWKILDEIDAGVCEEMTYELIQKTFPEEFALRDQDKYHYRYPGGESYQDLVQRLEPVIMELERQGNVLVICHQAVMRCLLAYFLDKSAEDLPYMRCPLHTVLKLTPVAYGCKVEKFYLNVEAVNTHRDRHIAKIPWDSAPMLRRNSYTPLASHDQLRRPRLYSAGNPPWLPLAHTTAGLMPEERLSQESLCEGIDFDSPEETSGYVCF
- the pfkfb2b gene encoding 6-phosphofructo-2-kinase/fructose-2,6-bisphosphatase 2 isoform X3; amino-acid sequence: MEVEFQTDSEVDFSMSNSQTDNGSTNSAETKKMDQRTSEKKCSWASHMTNSPTMIVMIGLPARGKTYMSKKLTRYLNWIGVPTKVFNLGVYRRGAVRAYKSYDFFRHDNEEAMKIRKQCALVALQDVKAYLTEEGGQIAVFDATNTTRERRDLIQAFVKENAFKVFFVESVCDDPDVIAANILEVKVSSPDYPETHRERVMDDFLKRIECYKVTYQPLDSDDYDKDMSFIKVINVGRRFLVNRVQDYIQSKIVYYLMNIHVHSHSIYVCRHGESNHNISGQIGGDSELSPRGKQYAHALRDFIEEHKLSDLKVWTSQLRSSIQTAEELGVPYEQWKILDEIDAGVCEEMTYELIQKTFPEEFALRDQDKYHYRYPGGESYQDLVQRLEPVIMELERQGNVLVICHQAVMRCLLAYFLDKSAEDLPYMRCPLHTVLKLTPVAYGCKVEKFYLNVEAVNTHRDRHIESLCEGIDFDSPEETSGYVCF